In a genomic window of Scyliorhinus torazame isolate Kashiwa2021f chromosome 5, sScyTor2.1, whole genome shotgun sequence:
- the LOC140418310 gene encoding uncharacterized protein, whose product MEKPWKCGDCGKGYRAPSQLEIHRRIHTGERPFSCSQCGKGFSHLYALQAHQRIHTGERPFICSQCGKGFTQLSHLQAHQRVHTGEKPFTTSECGKGFIDSSSLQKHQRVHTGERPFTCSPCGKGFINSSTLLRHQRIHTGERPFICSQCGKGFTQLSHLQAHQRVHTGEKPFTTSECGKGFIDSSSLQKHQRVHTGERPFTCSQCGKGFTQLSSLQTHQRVHTGERPFTCSQCGKGFTRLSNLQAHQRVHTGERPFSCSQCGKGFTQLSHLQAHQRVHTGEKPFTTSECGKGFINSSTLQTHQRVHTGERPFTCPVCGKGFINSSNLQAHQRVQTGERPFTCSQCGKGFTRLSNLQAHQRVHTGERPFSCSQCGKGFSQLSHLQAHQRVHTGERPFTCSQCGKGFIDSSSLLRHQRIHTGEKPFTCSLCEKRFTCLYNLQTHQRIHTGEKPFTCS is encoded by the coding sequence atggagaaaccgtggaaatgtggggactgtgggaagggatacagagccccatctcagctggagattcatcgccgcattcacaccggagagaggccgttcagctgctctcagtgtgggaagggattcagtcatttatatgccctgcaggcacaccagcgaattcatactggggagaggccattcatctgctctcagtgtgggaagggattcactcagttatctcacctgcaggcacaccagcgagttcacactggggagaagccattcaccacctctgaatgtgggaagggattcattgattcatccagcctgcagaaacaccagcgggttcacactggggagaggccattcacctgctctccgtgtgggaagggattcattaattcatctaccctgctgagacatcagcgaattcacactggggagaggccattcatctgctctcagtgtgggaagggattcactcagttatctcacctgcaggcacaccagcgagttcacactggggagaagccattcaccacctctgaatgtgggaagggattcattgattcatccagcctgcagaaacaccagcgggttcacactggggagaggccattcacctgctctcagtgtggaaagggattcacacagttatccagtctgcagacacaccagcgggttcacactggggagaggccattcacctgctctcagtgtgggaagggattcactcggttatctaacctgcaggcacaccagcgagttcacactggagagaggccattcagctgctcgcagtgtgggaagggattcactcagttatctcacctgcaggcacaccagcgagttcacactggggagaagccattcaccacctctgaatgtgggaagggattcattaattcatccaccctgcagacacaccagcgagttcacactggagagaggccattcacctgccctgtgtgcgggaagggattcattaattcatccaacctgcaggcacaccagcgagttcagactggagagaggccattcacctgctctcagtgtgggaagggattcactcggttatctaacctgcaggcacaccagcgagttcacactggagagaggccattcagctgctcgcagtgtgggaagggattctctcagttatctcacctgcaggcacaccagcgagttcacactggagagagaccattcacctgttctcagtgtgggaagggattcattgattcatccagcctgctgagacatcagcgaatccacactggggagaaaccattcacctgctccctctgtgagaagagattcacatgtttatacaacctgcagacacaccagcgaattcacactggggagaagccattcacctgctcttag